In Zygosaccharomyces rouxii strain CBS732 chromosome F complete sequence, a single window of DNA contains:
- the CIP1 gene encoding Cip1p (weakly similar to uniprot|Q02606 Saccharomyces cerevisiae YPL014W Hypothetical ORF), whose translation MLLDRFPRFHTKNKRKEQLELQVDGNNNTEVGMESGIDSYEVLQQPQPLMFNSGVDEKMMDNDDDVISMDPFVRTPISTPMDTQPQFNGSGLGGPTGVGQPQPPFPPYLRTRGRQNTTSSLSSSISDFHAGANSGSGWNSVSSHSGVSGSGSFTPQFLALMLEVYQNVCSDPTVTPFDSNNPPSGILDRVAKIAVEESENKGVEIGYERNSWLLTLIRHRLLEEVHKDSYLSRSGSAVSIPQLPPHWMDSAAPFEAPSRPDGLRRQPSQDYFNGWNFTSARPGSNGGGNLIRTRSNSSQLLLNQPGLVRTRSDTNNSGMCGLTPTNSETNLSSSGFGGVLNGFPTRQRSIGLGGPQVCNGMNSPINPPPMASMEDPGITLRRKRESLRFKR comes from the coding sequence ATGCTACTTGACAGATTTCCAAGGTTCCATACTAAAAATAAACGTAAGGAGCAATTAGAGCTCCAGGttgatggtaataataatactgaGGTAGGAATGGAATCTGGTATTGATAGTTATGAAGTTTTACAACAACCACAGCCTTTGATGTTTAACAGTGGTGTTGATGAGAAAATGATGgataatgatgacgatgttATTTCTATGGATCCGTTTGTAAGAACCCCGATTTCCACACCAATGGATACGCAACCTCAATTTAATGGTTCTGGTTTGGGTGGTCCCACTGGAGTAGGACAGCCACAACCGCCTTTCCCACCATATTTAAGAACGAGAGGGAGACAGAATACGACGAGTTCGTTATCAAGTTCGATTTCAGATTTCCACGCTGGTGCTAATAGTGGTAGTGGTTGGAATTCAGTATCGTCGCATTCAGGTGTGAGTGGGTCAGGTAGTTTTACACCGCAATTCTTAGCACTGATGTTGGAAGTCTATCAAAATGTTTGTTCAGACCCTACTGTAACACCATTTGATAGTAATAATCCACCATCCGGTATATTAGACCGTGTTGCTAAAATAGCagttgaagaatctgaGAATAAAGGTGTAGAAATTGGTTACGAGAGGAATAGCTGGCTGCTAACGCTCATAAGGCATAGACTGTTAGAAGAAGTTCATAAGGATTCTTATTTGTCACGTAGTGGATCTGCTGTTTCAATACCACAGCTACCACCACATTGGATGGATAGTGCTGCACCTTTTGAAGCTCCATCACGACCTGATGGTTTACGAAGACAACCAAGTCAAGATTACTTTAATGGTTGGAATTTTACATCTGCAAGGCCAGGTAGTAATGGCGGTGGGAATCTGATACGGACAAGGTCGAATTCTTCACAACTGTTGTTAAATCAACCTGGACTGGTACGTACGAGATCTGATACAAATAATAGCGGTATGTGTGGTTTAACACCAACTAACAGTGAAACGAATTTGTCATCATCTGGATTTGGTGGTGTTCTTAATGGATTTCCTACTAGACAACGTAGCATTGGATTAGGTGGCCCCCAAGTTTGTAACGGTATGAATTCCCCTAtaaatccaccaccaatgGCAAGTATGGAAGATCCTGGTATTACTCtgagaagaaaaagggAATCGCTTAGATTTAAAAGATAA
- the MRPS16 gene encoding mitochondrial 37S ribosomal protein bS16m (highly similar to gnl|GLV|KLLA0F27247g Kluyveromyces lactis KLLA0F27247g and similar to YPL013C uniprot|Q02608 Saccharomyces cerevisiae YPL013C MRPS16 Mitochondrial ribosomal protein of the small subunit), whose translation MSRGLVRIRLARFGRVNNPVYNIVVARAFKARDTKPIEVLGTYNPVPKPLTVQQKKSGILPTKDIQLDFDRAKYWIGVGAQPSDTVTSLLRKCGILDENWGHDYQSQKPLVSPMKEVTE comes from the coding sequence ATGTCTCGTGGACTGGTGAGAATAAGGCTAGCAAGATTTGGTAGGGTCAATAACCCAGTATACAACATTGTAGTTGCTAGGGCTTTCAAGGCAAGAGACACCAAACCAATTGAAGTACTTGGAACATATAATCCAGTGCCCAAACCATTGACTGTACAACAGAAGAAATCAGGTATTTTACCAACAAAGGATATTCAATTAGATTTCGATAGAGCCAAATATTGGATTGGTGTTGGCGCACAACCAAGTGACACAGTAACGAGTCTGCTCAGGAAATGTGGTATACTTGATGAAAACTGGGGACATGACTATCAGAGCCAGAAACCGTTGGTCTCACCAATGAAGGAAGTTACTGAATGA